The following proteins are co-located in the Flavobacterium sp. CECT 9288 genome:
- a CDS encoding polysaccharide deacetylase family protein, which yields MSLFFLTFFEMKLYWVKTNKLIKTLFSKWIWDIPNTKKVVYLTFDDGPTPEVTSWVLDELNKYNFKTTFFCIGDNIRKYPVIFKKIISEGHAVGNHTFNHLNGWKTSTQNYIDNTELCQEIIDKNMQYNSDSKIFRPPYGKIKKAQSRALLKMGYKIIMWDVLSADFDGKITNEECLNNVIMNLQPGSIIVFHDSIKAFEKLKYVLPATLQYLQDNNYETKVIGNDN from the coding sequence ATGTCGCTATTTTTTTTAACTTTCTTTGAGATGAAATTGTACTGGGTCAAAACTAATAAACTAATTAAGACACTGTTCTCAAAATGGATTTGGGACATTCCAAACACAAAAAAAGTGGTTTATCTCACTTTTGATGATGGTCCCACACCCGAAGTAACATCATGGGTATTGGATGAATTGAACAAATACAATTTTAAAACTACCTTTTTTTGTATAGGTGATAACATTCGTAAATATCCCGTAATATTTAAAAAAATTATAAGTGAAGGCCATGCTGTAGGGAATCATACCTTCAATCATTTAAACGGATGGAAGACATCAACGCAAAACTACATTGACAACACGGAGCTTTGTCAAGAAATAATAGACAAGAATATGCAATACAATTCTGATTCTAAAATTTTTCGTCCGCCTTACGGCAAAATAAAAAAAGCTCAGTCTAGAGCTTTATTAAAAATGGGATATAAAATAATTATGTGGGATGTTTTAAGCGCCGATTTTGATGGAAAGATAACCAATGAAGAATGCTTGAACAATGTAATTATGAACTTGCAGCCAGGGAGTATTATTGTTTTTCATGACAGTATAAAAGCTTTTGAAAAACTAAAATACGTGTTACCCGCAACCTTACAATATTTACAAGATAACAACTATGAAACGAAAGTTATAGGTAATGATAATTAA
- a CDS encoding co-chaperone YbbN, which yields MSKFGELLHTQVPVLIDFYTDWNESSVAMHPVIRDVAAALGDKAKVIRIDVDKNQELANALRIKGLPTLMLYKQGQMIWRQSGELDANTLISIVQGQY from the coding sequence ATGTCAAAATTTGGAGAACTTTTACATACTCAAGTGCCCGTATTAATTGATTTTTATACGGATTGGAATGAATCTTCGGTAGCCATGCATCCCGTTATTAGAGATGTAGCAGCTGCTCTTGGTGATAAAGCTAAGGTTATAAGGATAGACGTTGATAAAAACCAAGAATTAGCCAATGCACTTCGCATTAAAGGACTCCCAACATTGATGCTTTATAAGCAAGGCCAAATGATTTGGAGACAATCTGGAGAGCTCGATGCAAATACTCTTATTAGTATTGTTCAAGGACAGTATTAA
- a CDS encoding metallophosphoesterase, with translation MIFRVVILCLFLLVLEIYTFQVFKTIIKNKSFLYSIQIASVALSVYIVYSLMQFDRSVGQTQKTMFTMALLLLVYLPKFVFTILLLGEDLYRLCVGTLNYFSNYDESKDFFNSRRKFISQIGLGLAAVPFLSLIYGVTVGKYNYKVIKQRIFFPDLPDAFDGFTITQISDVHSGSFDNPDKIQHAIDLINEQGSDLILFTGDIVNTHAKEMHPWIETFNNINKHEYGKYAVLGNHDYGEYVTWKTEQEKEENFENIKKLYGQIDFNLLLNEHTFIKKGNDQIALVGVENWGHNFKQAGDLDKASGLLEKQDFKILMSHDPSHWNKVVQHDKRHFQLTLSGHTHGMQFGIEIPGYFKWSLVQYVYEQWAGLYENVGRYIYVNRGFGFHAYPGRVGIMPEITVIELKKAPNVA, from the coding sequence ATGATCTTTCGTGTAGTTATATTGTGTTTGTTTCTTTTGGTTTTAGAAATCTACACGTTCCAAGTTTTTAAAACCATTATTAAAAATAAGTCTTTTTTATATAGTATTCAAATTGCAAGTGTTGCTTTATCAGTTTATATTGTTTACTCCTTAATGCAGTTTGATAGGAGTGTAGGTCAAACACAAAAAACAATGTTTACTATGGCCTTGTTGCTATTAGTTTACCTTCCTAAGTTTGTTTTCACAATACTACTTTTAGGCGAAGATTTGTATCGTTTGTGTGTAGGGACTTTAAATTATTTTTCTAATTATGATGAAAGCAAAGATTTTTTTAACTCACGCAGAAAATTTATAAGTCAAATAGGATTGGGTCTTGCTGCAGTGCCTTTTCTATCACTTATATATGGTGTTACAGTTGGTAAGTACAATTATAAAGTAATCAAGCAGCGTATTTTTTTTCCGGATTTACCAGATGCTTTTGATGGATTTACAATTACACAAATATCAGATGTTCATAGTGGTAGTTTTGACAATCCAGATAAAATACAACACGCAATTGATTTGATCAATGAGCAAGGTTCTGATTTAATATTGTTTACGGGTGATATTGTAAATACGCATGCCAAAGAAATGCATCCTTGGATAGAAACGTTTAACAATATCAATAAACACGAGTACGGAAAATACGCTGTATTAGGGAATCATGATTATGGGGAATATGTAACTTGGAAAACCGAGCAAGAAAAAGAGGAGAACTTTGAGAATATAAAAAAGCTTTACGGACAAATAGACTTTAACTTATTGCTTAATGAGCATACTTTTATAAAGAAAGGCAATGATCAAATAGCTCTTGTAGGGGTAGAAAACTGGGGACACAATTTTAAACAAGCAGGCGATTTAGATAAGGCATCAGGCTTGTTAGAAAAACAAGATTTTAAAATATTAATGAGCCATGATCCTTCACATTGGAATAAGGTAGTTCAGCACGATAAAAGACATTTTCAACTTACGCTTTCTGGTCATACTCATGGCATGCAATTTGGTATTGAAATTCCAGGCTATTTCAAATGGAGTTTAGTGCAATATGTGTACGAACAATGGGCTGGTTTGTATGAAAACGTGGGACGCTATATTTATGTAAACAGAGGTTTTGGTTTTCATGCCTATCCTGGTAGAGTAGGAATCATGCCAGAAATAACAGTAATTGAACTAAAAAAAGCCCCTAATGTGGCATAA
- the polA gene encoding DNA polymerase I, producing MSQQKRLFLLDAYALIFRGYYAFIKNPRINSKGMDTSAIMGFMNSLMDVIKREKPDHLAVAFDKGGSDLRNDLFPEYKANRDATPEAIKIAVPYIQELLKAMHIPIIEVSGYEADDLIGTIAKQAEKENYQVFMVTPDKDFAQLVSENIFMYKPARMGNGIEIWGVPEVLAKFEIERPEQVIDFLGMMGDTADNIPGLPGVGEVTAKKLLKEFGSMENLLANTDKLKGKMKENIEANKEKGLLSKTLATILLDCPVVFNENDYELSKPDVEKTDALFNELEFRRMAEQFDAIFKNPSPLAQNNGSETDAKLYKKSTKNEDQFDLFGSNDQDATSDENRNQFYSTLTNTEHSYQIIQGDLGLKLLLNNLNKQTSVCFDTETTGLDALHAELVGISFSYEKGKGFYVPFPENQEEAQALIDKFIPFFENEGIEKIGQNLKYDLKILSNYKVEVKGKLFDTMIAHYLINPDMRHNMDILSETYLKYSPQSIEALIGKKGKNQKSMRDVALEEIKEYAVEDTDVTWQLKNIFTQELEQTETKKLFEEIEIPLVKVLADMEKEGIRVDVDFLKSLSKTLDEDIKILEASIYETAGEKFNLASPKQLGDILFDKLKIGGVKQKKTKTGQYATGEEILSYLAPENQIVKDILEWRQLVKLQNTYVDALPNQVDAVTKRIHTDYMQTVAATGRLSSNNPNLQNIPIRTERGRQIRKAFVARDENHTLVSADYSQIELRVIAALCGEENMIKAFQNNEDIHKSTASKVFNVPLEEVTREQRSHAKTVNFGIVYGVSAFGLSNQTSLTRKESAELIEAYYQTYPKLKSYIQDQVDFARDHGYVQTILGRRRYLKDINSQNAIVRGGAERNAVNAPIQGSAADIIKIAMINIHKRLKSENWKSKMLLQVHDELVFDVHNEELEKIQPMIKHEMENAFQLVVPLEVEIGTGKDWLEAH from the coding sequence ATGTCTCAACAAAAACGTCTTTTCTTACTTGATGCCTATGCATTAATATTTCGTGGCTATTATGCTTTTATCAAAAACCCACGTATTAACTCAAAAGGTATGGACACATCAGCCATTATGGGTTTTATGAATTCATTGATGGATGTTATAAAACGTGAAAAACCAGATCACCTTGCTGTAGCATTTGATAAAGGCGGAAGCGATTTAAGAAATGACCTCTTTCCTGAGTATAAAGCAAATAGAGACGCTACACCAGAAGCGATAAAAATTGCGGTTCCTTACATTCAAGAATTACTCAAGGCCATGCACATTCCTATTATTGAAGTAAGCGGTTATGAAGCCGATGATTTAATAGGAACCATTGCAAAACAAGCTGAAAAAGAGAATTACCAGGTTTTTATGGTTACTCCTGATAAGGATTTTGCACAACTAGTATCTGAAAATATTTTTATGTACAAACCAGCCCGAATGGGTAATGGTATTGAAATTTGGGGAGTCCCAGAAGTCTTGGCTAAGTTTGAAATTGAAAGACCTGAACAAGTTATTGATTTTCTAGGCATGATGGGCGATACGGCAGATAACATTCCTGGTTTACCAGGCGTAGGAGAAGTGACCGCAAAGAAATTGTTAAAAGAATTTGGCAGTATGGAAAACCTTTTAGCAAATACAGATAAGCTGAAAGGAAAAATGAAAGAGAACATTGAAGCCAATAAAGAAAAAGGATTGTTATCTAAAACATTAGCAACTATATTACTGGATTGCCCTGTTGTCTTTAATGAAAATGACTATGAGCTTTCTAAACCTGATGTAGAAAAAACCGATGCCTTATTCAATGAACTAGAGTTTAGAAGAATGGCTGAGCAATTTGACGCTATTTTTAAAAATCCATCTCCGCTTGCACAAAATAACGGATCCGAAACAGATGCCAAACTGTATAAGAAGTCTACAAAAAATGAAGATCAATTTGATCTTTTTGGATCGAATGATCAAGACGCTACATCAGATGAGAATCGAAATCAATTTTACAGTACGCTAACAAACACTGAACATTCCTATCAAATTATTCAAGGTGATTTAGGTCTAAAATTGCTTTTAAACAACTTAAACAAACAAACCTCTGTATGTTTTGATACCGAAACTACTGGGCTTGATGCACTACATGCAGAACTAGTGGGAATTTCTTTTTCTTATGAAAAAGGGAAAGGATTTTATGTTCCGTTTCCAGAAAATCAAGAAGAAGCACAAGCTTTGATAGATAAATTCATTCCATTTTTTGAAAATGAAGGCATTGAAAAAATTGGTCAAAATCTAAAATACGACTTGAAAATTCTATCCAACTATAAGGTAGAAGTAAAAGGAAAGTTATTTGACACCATGATTGCACATTATCTAATTAATCCAGATATGCGTCATAATATGGATATCTTATCCGAGACTTATTTAAAATATTCGCCACAATCTATCGAGGCTCTTATTGGAAAAAAAGGGAAGAATCAAAAATCAATGCGTGACGTAGCTCTCGAAGAAATAAAAGAATACGCCGTTGAAGATACTGATGTCACTTGGCAACTTAAAAATATTTTTACCCAAGAACTAGAACAAACCGAAACCAAAAAACTTTTTGAAGAAATAGAAATCCCATTGGTAAAAGTACTTGCCGATATGGAAAAAGAAGGTATTCGGGTTGATGTAGATTTCCTTAAGTCGCTTTCTAAAACACTTGATGAGGATATCAAAATTTTAGAAGCAAGCATTTATGAAACTGCAGGTGAAAAATTCAATTTGGCATCACCTAAACAATTAGGAGATATTTTATTTGACAAATTAAAAATTGGCGGAGTTAAACAAAAGAAAACCAAAACAGGGCAATATGCTACCGGCGAGGAAATACTCAGCTATCTTGCCCCAGAAAATCAAATAGTAAAGGACATTCTAGAGTGGAGACAGTTAGTGAAATTGCAAAACACCTATGTAGATGCCTTACCAAACCAAGTTGACGCCGTTACTAAACGCATCCATACAGACTATATGCAAACCGTAGCAGCTACCGGAAGGTTAAGCTCTAATAATCCTAATTTACAAAACATCCCAATACGCACGGAACGTGGTCGCCAAATTAGGAAAGCATTTGTTGCAAGAGATGAAAATCACACCCTAGTATCTGCCGATTATTCACAAATTGAATTGCGCGTCATTGCAGCTTTGTGTGGAGAAGAAAATATGATAAAAGCGTTTCAAAACAACGAAGACATTCATAAATCTACGGCATCAAAAGTATTTAACGTTCCGCTTGAAGAGGTAACAAGAGAACAAAGAAGTCATGCTAAAACCGTAAATTTTGGGATTGTTTACGGCGTATCAGCATTTGGACTAAGCAATCAAACTAGTTTGACCCGTAAAGAAAGTGCCGAATTGATTGAGGCGTATTACCAAACGTATCCAAAATTAAAATCGTATATACAGGATCAAGTAGACTTTGCACGTGACCACGGTTATGTACAAACCATTTTAGGCCGTCGTAGGTATTTAAAAGATATCAACTCTCAAAACGCCATCGTGCGTGGTGGCGCAGAACGAAATGCCGTAAACGCTCCTATTCAAGGAAGTGCTGCCGATATTATCAAAATTGCAATGATCAATATTCATAAAAGGTTAAAAAGTGAAAATTGGAAAAGCAAAATGTTATTGCAAGTTCATGATGAACTTGTGTTTGATGTGCATAATGAAGAGCTGGAAAAAATACAACCCATGATTAAACATGAAATGGAAAACGCCTTCCAACTTGTTGTGCCACTGGAAGTAGAAATTGGCACCGGTAAAGACTGGCTAGAAGCTCATTAA
- a CDS encoding LacI family DNA-binding transcriptional regulator, protein MKAKATLKQIAKELNVSVSTVSKALNDSPEISELTKVKIKEYAKLKNYKPNIIGLNLKNRKTKTIGVIIPNILNSFFAKVFSGIEKIADEKGYNVIMCISNESLDKEAHTLEMLSNGTIDGFIVSVSEEAQKAQDYQHFTTIINDGTPIVMFDRIADGVDCDKVIVDDFDSALHATQQLLNLGCKNIALLSSIDNLSVGKLRTDGYLKALSNNGIAVNPDIMIRTDSELDLKNKMDSIFENPIDGIFALDENDSVAALRVALKKGFKVPEDISIIGFADGILASRRLSPSLTTVSQHGIEIGEVAAKLLIKRLESEEEHLPYETKVIKTKLKERESTRVV, encoded by the coding sequence ATGAAAGCCAAAGCAACTTTAAAGCAAATCGCGAAGGAACTCAACGTTTCTGTTTCTACCGTGTCTAAGGCATTAAACGATAGTCCAGAAATTAGTGAGCTAACGAAGGTTAAAATAAAGGAATATGCGAAGCTTAAAAACTACAAGCCAAATATTATTGGGTTGAATCTTAAAAATAGAAAGACAAAGACTATAGGCGTTATCATACCTAACATTCTTAATTCTTTTTTTGCCAAAGTATTTAGTGGCATTGAGAAGATTGCTGATGAAAAAGGGTATAATGTGATTATGTGTATTTCTAATGAGTCTCTGGATAAAGAAGCACATACCTTAGAGATGTTAAGTAATGGTACTATTGATGGTTTTATAGTGTCTGTATCTGAGGAAGCTCAGAAAGCTCAAGATTATCAGCATTTCACAACTATTATTAATGATGGAACTCCTATTGTAATGTTTGATCGTATTGCAGATGGGGTAGACTGTGATAAGGTAATTGTAGATGATTTTGATTCGGCACTTCATGCGACCCAGCAACTTTTGAACTTGGGTTGTAAAAATATTGCCTTACTTTCTTCTATTGATAATTTGAGTGTGGGTAAATTAAGAACTGATGGCTATTTAAAAGCATTATCTAATAATGGTATAGCTGTTAATCCTGATATTATGATTAGAACTGACTCAGAACTTGATCTTAAAAATAAAATGGATTCTATATTTGAAAACCCAATAGATGGAATTTTTGCATTGGATGAGAATGATTCAGTTGCAGCATTAAGAGTTGCATTAAAAAAAGGATTCAAAGTACCCGAAGACATTTCTATCATTGGTTTTGCTGATGGAATTTTAGCGTCAAGAAGATTGTCACCTAGTTTGACAACAGTTAGTCAACATGGTATAGAAATAGGTGAAGTAGCGGCCAAGTTGCTTATTAAGAGGTTGGAATCAGAGGAGGAGCACCTTCCTTATGAAACAAAAGTTATTAAAACGAAATTAAAAGAAAGAGAGTCGACACGTGTGGTGTAG